The Euphorbia lathyris chromosome 4, ddEupLath1.1, whole genome shotgun sequence genomic interval TCCATGTTGTTGTTTGGATGTTGAATTGGTGAATCTGCTACCTCTTTATCTTTTCCTTTAAGCATCCTGTAAACTTCATTTAACATGTGTTTCACACTAACATTTTCTTCAATACTATCATAATCGGTGCCAGTTTCATTCGCAACATCTATATTACCACATTGTACTGCATTTGCTCGATTATAACTAGTGTTGCCTGACTTGTTCCCAGTATTGTTCTTCTTCTGAAAACGTTGTTGTTGCTTGAATTTTGGGTGCCATTCTGGATATCCAACAAGCTTAAAACATTCTGCCTTAGTATGTCCAGACATATCACAATGGTCACATTGTTTATCACTTTTAGAATTGCCTTTATTCCTATTCCTGCAGCATTATTTTTCCTTCCAGTTTGTGCCATGTTTGCTACCTCTATATGTTGATCAATTGCTATCTCATGTTGTTTTTCTACTTTTAATAACATGTAATAAGCTTTATTGATGTTAGGCAATGGCTCCATCAATAAAACCTGATTCTTAACATGTTCATAGCTTTCATTTAAACCCATGAGAAACTGCATCAGTTTGGTATCCTCAAGTGTTTCTGCCATACGCTGAAAAGCATTGCAGTCACAATTTCTTGAGCCTTCACAATGGCAACTGGGAATAGGAGTTAGAAAACTCAATTCGTCCCACAGACGTTTCAGTTTGTTGAAATATTGAAGTATAGAAGCATTACCTTGAACATACAATGCtatttctctttgaattttgtAGAGCATAGGTCCATTGCTTGTGCCAAAGCGATGTTCCAGATCTGTCCACAATTCTCCTGATGTTGAAGCATACTGAAAACCCTCAGCAATCTCTTTAGACATGCTGTTGATTATCCAGGCTGTAACTAAACAATCTTGTTTAAGCCATTTCTGATAATCTGCTGAGCCTTCTTTTGGTACTTCTTCATCCTTAAGTATGAAATTGCTTTTCTCTTTGACAGTGAGAGCGCGAATAACAGCTCTTCGCCATGAGATGTAGTTGTTTCCGGTTAATTGGAAATTGATGATCGTTAAACCaggattaaaaataaattaaacatgaattttaaatataattatatgttttgttgatttattataaaaaaaattattcatgtTTGCTTTTAAATGTATTTGGTTTTTTTATTCTCAACAAAATTAAAAGTTTCTATTTATACGCCTCATGAAAGGAACCTATGTATATATGTGTGTATTAGTTCCAAAAAAagcaaagttttttttattactgcaaataatttaagaaaaattaATGTCAAATATTTTTAAACTTATTTATGTATGAGAGTTGTTAAAAAGAATGGATTGACTTTAACAACATAAAAGTAATTTAGGAGAGGagctagataaaaaaaaatcacaagttgtatgatactattaaaatgggtaaattCCTTGTTACACAACACAACTTACAACAAATTAGGATATGAAGACCCATGAAAcctttaagaaaagaaaaaagaatgacaaaaatttcaattaatttcaACATTTTGCATGACaaaaatttcaattaatttcaACATTTTGCCAATACACACATTAACCATCAATCCCTTTGGGATGGCCCTatctaaaacaaaaaaaaatcaaataataccAACATTTTGGTCATTCTCCATTAACCATACAACCATCCAAATATTAATAGTACAATAATATCAATTCCAATTGAGGTTTTGAATATTTGTATTTGCCATGCTTGAGCATACCATTATACCATCAAGTGCccgtgattttttttctttgccATCAAATGAATCCTGAGACAAAACTTGCATAAGCAAAATGAACATTTCCACCATTCAATCTGACCCTTTTTTGCATATCAACAAAACAATCTGAGAATTTGCTAAAACAAAGAAATACACAATCAGATGCCTAGCTAAACATAAATGACAACTCATACCACGGTAATAGCATAATAATTGAGAGAGAGGGAATAAGTCTTGACCAATGCTAATCTCCCAAGATTTCATCCTCTTGGCAACCCTTAAGTTGTTACATGAGAGAAGAAACTTGATAGGGATTGAAAACAATGAGAAAAAGAGAGATGTTAGGAGGATAGAACGAATTAAAATCAATCGAAAGAGAAAGATGATGGAATTACCACCATCCTGTTTAGATCATCAATCTAGAGAGTCAATGATAAAGCAaaagaaattcatcaattaGCCAAAACTGATATCTAGACTTGATATTGCTTTATTCTGATGTACTTCACGTTGTTATATGGCAATTCACAAACCATAACTTATCTGAATAGCAAAAAAATGTAGTAGAAAATGTAAACACATTGAAGAAATTGCAAACACCTTATTGAACCCATATCCAATATAACACATAACTTTTATAATATTACCATCTAAAAAATAAGGAGATAGTAAAATACGAATCATATTGTCTTTTGCACAAGAAAATTGATTCTATGATTTCACAGCATCAATGATGTTCTAGAaaccacaatattaaaatttgAGAGAATTGAATCGTAAAAGTAAGAATTGAATGAAACGTAGTAAACAATCAGATGAAAAAGAaagtttaattcaattgaatCAACAACCATTATCCCCAATGGAGAAATACAGAAAGAGTAAACAAACTGGATAAATGAATAGAAAACATCAGTTCAGAGAAATAATCGTACCCATTGAATCCCCGCAGTTGTGATAGCCCATTAAAATGATGTTCTACAATCCCAGAAGAAATAATAAACTCTAGCAAAATAAGGGTAGTAAGGAAAAATCATTTGATGGAAAAGGAATGAAATACCTGATTCTTTCCACCATCATCATTGTATCTTTTTgtaatatttgtcattttataaTGCaatttttttccaccattgcctGCGACAATACAATGTGAAGATTAAAGATTAAAGCAGAGAATTATAATTGTAATATTAGATTACTGCGATCAAATTGAAATGCTTCTCGAGTCTATCATTGCACTTACCTGCACTTGTGGTACAAAAATCGGAAGCTAGGAAGAAGAGCCTGGTTGCTGGGTAATAAAATAAGCCTTATGAGAATGGATAAGAAGAAGTAGTTgaggaagatgagtgaatcatGGATAGAAAGTGGGTTTTGAAAAGATAAAGCAGTTCAAGTTTAAGGAGATAACATTCCGGATAGATaaataaagggcggcccggtcgcattacgcgtccccgctgagcgagggtccggggaggggtcccaccacaagggtgtattgggggcaaaccttcccttgccaatttaattggcaagaggccgctcataagactcgaacccgtgacctctggtcacacagcaacaacgttttaccgttgcgccaaggctcgccctctattCCGGATAGATAAATAAAAGATGAAATagggaaaattaaaaaaaaaactgaattctgaaataagaaatttaaataattagagGAAGTGAGAAATATAGATGAACAATGAGAAATTTAAGGGAAAAATCGTTAAAAGAATTATTGATATATTAGAGAGATCTTAAGAGATATATTCAATTGTTATTGGATACTAGCATGAAaccccgtgcaatgcacgggatGTACCtatcattttatatgatattatgaatatttcatttaatggttttttttagaaatataaaaaaagtagaaaattattaaatattaatataaaataagtcctaaaaaattattcttttagaagtataatttatacaaaaaaaaaaaaaaagtatgaagGTAGTAAAAACAAATGGTATTGATTACTTAACTATATATTATCAAAATGATTATCACCAAAAAGATGAGAGGCCAAAAATATTTTGATATGCAAATTTGAGCTTTCCTGCATGAGAAAACATCAaggaaaatatattaatatattaacaTACTTGCACTCAGTTTGAATATTTTAGAAAGCATATTTCCTTCAACaccataattttaattaactaaACAACATTTAAAGATAtatctaaccaaacaacatttaAAGAGATATCGTGACCTTCGAACAACTATAACCAAAAATAAGTTAATTAGTTCCATGTAGTAATTAACCTTAAAACCACTGAAATGGTCTGCATAAACAATTATTGACACAAAAATCTAGCATTCAAATCTGTTgaatactcaataaaaaaaatcaactaaagGACAGAATGAAGTTACTATTGATAAAGATGCATATTGAAACCGTATTTAATGGGAGAAGAAGATAAGAGAAATAGAAAGCAACTTTTGATGTCCTTATGCATAAAATCATTTCTTAGCACAGAGTAGTGAAAATAAGCTTGATTCAGACCTCACCAACCTGAGATGGAGCCACTTACATATCTTCTATTACCATTTACCCAAGGCTTGTTGGCCTCCCACGCAATAGAAGTTGCTCATTTTGATTGACATAAAAAAAGATCATAAATCAAACTCAATATATCCAAATGAAGTTATAATGAGaaacatatatgaaaatgtagACAGAGAATAATAAAATACATTGTTACCTTTGCAGGCTTACCAAATAAAGTAACTTTATTAAAAATGTATATAAGAAAGGTCACTTTATATAGAAGCAAATAAAAAATCTGAAAATCAATGTTTAATGCCCAAGCCAATGTACCAAATTCTACCATAATCCTTGAAGTTGGATTCTGGAATACAAAGAATCCCCAGAATGTCTTCAATGCATAGGGAGGTGAAACCGTTGGTCATATCCATAAGCAATTATCAACAATATCATCAAAAGGAATATAGAAGCAAATAACCAATTGCAAATCCACTTGATTCCATTGATTGTATTCTGTGAATTAGCACAATTTGAATTAACTGCATGTTAATATAATTCAGTGAAAAAACATTACCCAAAATCTTAAAACAGAAGGAAAAGGAAATCAAGCATAAATATTCTCAAGAGGCTAATGCAATTGTAGTCAAACATCTAAATTGGGAGAGAGCCAAGTAAAATACACCCATAGGGGGCAGAGCCACAATGCATTCTCAAGTTAAAGTATGAATTAAACTCTAAATAAACCTGAAACCTCTTAAGAAAACATTGAACTAATTGAGCCACTGCTCCAGTTCGAACTACAAATTAAGATTACTCAGTGCCACCCAGCAATACAACAAATCAAAAAATCCATACCCAAAGGAAAAACCAAATCACTGAAATATAGAAAGAGC includes:
- the LOC136226230 gene encoding uncharacterized protein isoform X3, with amino-acid sequence MVIEDMKAQICISKYFWPLIFLVIIILIIYTTRLFFLASDFCTTSAGNGGKKLHYKMTNITKRYNDDGGKNQDSFDGKEKKSRALDGIMVCSSMANTNIQNLNWN
- the LOC136226230 gene encoding uncharacterized protein isoform X6; protein product: MVIEDMKAQICISKYFWPLIFLVIIILIIYTTRLFFLASDFCTTSAGNGGKKLHYKMTNITKRYNDDGGKNQNIILMGYHNCGDSMGFI
- the LOC136226230 gene encoding uncharacterized protein isoform X2, coding for MVIEDMKAQICISKYFWPLIFLVIIILIIYTTRLFFLASDFCTTSAGNGGKKLHYKMTNITKRYNDDGGKNQFLLSCNNLRVAKRMKSWEISIGQDLFPLSQLLCYYRGFI
- the LOC136226230 gene encoding uncharacterized protein isoform X1; translated protein: MVIEDMKAQICISKYFWPLIFLVIIILIIYTTRLFFLASDFCTTSAGNGGKKLHYKMTNITKRYNDDGGKNQFLLSCNNLRVAKRMKSWEISIGQDLFPLSQLLCYYRGMSCHLCLARHLIVYFFVLANSQIVLLICKKGSD
- the LOC136226230 gene encoding uncharacterized protein isoform X5, whose translation is MVIEDMKAQICISKYFWPLIFLVIIILIIYTTRLFFLASDFCTTSAGNGGKKLHYKMTNITKRYNDDGGKNQNIILMGYHNCGDSMVSSLM
- the LOC136226230 gene encoding uncharacterized protein isoform X4; amino-acid sequence: MVIEDMKAQICISKYFWPLIFLVIIILIIYTTRLFFLASDFCTTSAGNGGKKLHYKMTNITKRYNDDGGKNQNIILMGYHNCGDSMGTIISLN